In Musa acuminata AAA Group cultivar baxijiao chromosome BXJ3-9, Cavendish_Baxijiao_AAA, whole genome shotgun sequence, a single genomic region encodes these proteins:
- the LOC135583966 gene encoding octanoyltransferase LIP2, mitochondrial-like: MLDIVEHYICFLFQLKIHHMRLQRSLEACKFGIINYFDALKLQERLASDRKSGKILDTILSLQHPPTYTLGKRRTDHNLLVSGADLKTMGAELHYTERGGDITFHGPRQAILYPIVSLRDVGCGARNYVEGLESVMIEVASFYGVNAHAGKTGETGVWVGDRKIGAIGVRISSGITSHGLAFNIDPDLSYFKHIVPCGIPDKGVTSLKRETEMELPPDEVIHEQLIHCFAKVFRFSDIQWKTQ; encoded by the coding sequence ATGCTCGATATTGTTGAACATTACATTTGTTTTCTATTTCAACTAAAGATACACCATATGAGACTACAGAGGAGCCTCGAGGCCTGTAAGTTTGGAATTATTAATTATTTCGATGCACTTAAGCTCCAAGAAAGGCTTGCTTCTGATAGAAAATCCGGTAAAATTCTGGATACTATCCTATCCCTTCAGCATCCACCAACATATACACTTGGAAAAAGGCGAACAGATCATAACTTATTGGTGTCTGGGGCTGATCTTAAAACCATGGGTGCTGAGCTTCACTACACAGAAAGAGGTGGTGACATCACATTTCACGGACCAAGGCAAGCTATTCTTTATCCCATTGTTTCTCTGAGAGATGTTGGATGTGGTGCAAGGAATTATGTTGAAGGGCTGGAGTCAGTGATGATAGAAGTAGCTTCCTTCTATGGTGTCAACGCCCATGCGGGAAAAACAGGTGAGACCGGGGTGTGGGTTGGTGACCGAAAAATTGGTGCAATTGGTGTTCGAATAAGTTCAGGCATCACTTCACATGGATTGGCCTTCAATATTGATCCTGATCTGAGCTACTTCAAGCATATTGTGCCTTGTGGAATTCCGGACAAAGGTGTTACATCCTTAAAAAGAGAGACAGAGATGGAATTACCACCTGATGAAGTGATCCATGAGCAGCTGATTCACTGCTTTGCGAAGGTATTTAGATTCAGTGACATCCAATGGAAAACACAATGA
- the LOC135650196 gene encoding uncharacterized protein LOC135650196 — protein sequence MGGFRAMEITLRHAHFCLRCSELSSPSYPLLLRGSSFRRVRLIARRNLAVSISKSSFPESEVAREDVLQMFLKDRQLNGDFISKVSDFLWSKENIEFAELETNTLKEDNQYHEEVVETDNNSGFLKLTRTREWVSGQSIAPANKKEVAKNWQNESEKRKKLNLLKYEALKRELLVLTIGVGAACSVYCLVVFSFQAAFSYASGVLFSCLYLQLLYNHADNLSREAIPEIFMQKKMKRIGIRSEDLKNVLEKTLSGTAVALSSPRLVIPATIYGLWAFSQHFPNGYFDFELVPGMFGFFAYKAAALIQVYRDNEDLHLIFPDEEAESS from the exons ATGGGAGGCTTTAGGGCCATGGAGATTACCCTGAGACATGCCCACTTTTGCCTCAGATGCTCCGAGCTTAGCAGCCCCTCATACCCCCTTCTGCTGAGAGGCTCATCGTTCCGTCGAGTTCGTCTTATTGCTAGGAGAAATCTTGCTGTGTCAATCTCCAAGAGTTCCTTTCCAG AAAGTGAAGTTGCTCGAGAAGATGTGTTGCAGATGTTTTTGAAGGACAGACAATTAAATGGAGATTTTATATCTAAAGTTTCAGACTTTCTATGGAGCAAGGAAAATATTGAATTTGCTGAATTGGAAACGAACACCTTGAAGGAAGATAATCAGTATCATGAAGAG GTGGTAGAGACTGACAACAATAGTGGGTTTTTGAAGCTTACAAGAACCAGAGAGTGGGTTTCTGGACAAAGTATTGCACCGgctaacaagaaagaagtagctaAG AATTGGCAGAATGAAAGCGAGAAGCGAAAGAAACTCAACCTTCTAAAATATGAAGCG CTTAAGAGGGAACTACTGGTTTTGACAATAGGAGTTGGAGCAGCCTGCAGTGTGTATTGTTTGGTCGTCTTTTCTTTCCAG GCTGCTTTTAGTTATGCTTCTGGAGTCCTCTTCAG TTGCTTGTACCTTCAGCTTTTGTATAATCATGCAGACAACTTGTCAAGGGAAGCTATTCCTGAGATCTTTATGCAGAAGAAAATGAAAAG AATTGGAATAAGAAGCGAGGACTTAAAGAATGTTTTGGAGAAGACATTGAGTGGAACTGCTGTTGCACTTTCTTCTCCCAGGCTTGTAATTCCTGCCACAATATATGGATTATGGGCCTTCTCACAACATTTTCCCAATGGTTATTTTGATTTTGAG CTCGTTCCAGGGATGTTTGGGTTTTTTGCATATAAAGCTGCAGCATTGATTCAAGTATACAGAGATAACGAGGACCTGCACTTGATATTTCCAGATGAAGAGGCAGAAAGTAGCTGA